In Lactobacillus sp. PV012, one genomic interval encodes:
- the secE gene encoding preprotein translocase subunit SecE encodes MFKFLKSVGQTMKKVSWPTWKQNRRDTAVVVGSTILFGVYLGILDWLFTYMTQLFL; translated from the coding sequence ATGTTTAAATTTTTAAAGAGTGTAGGCCAAACAATGAAAAAAGTTTCTTGGCCAACTTGGAAACAAAATAGACGTGATACAGCAGTAGTTGTGGGAAGTACTATTTTGTTTGGTGTTTATCTTGGAATTTTAGATTGGCTATTTACTTATATGACACAATTATTCTTATAA